The DNA region TTGATTGGactggattggattggattggattggattgaaTTATTAAAGACTTTTGAGGAAAGCAATTTTGGCTGGCCTTGTTGGCCAAAAGAGGCTCATGAGGTATCACTTTGGGTTAGCACTTGCAAAGCTGCACGTCCTTGCACATGGGATAGTATCCCACGTGAAATTCCATCAACTTGACACGTGCCCAGTGCAGAGTTTTGCAGagaaaattcaaaagttttAGAAAAAGAGAGACATGGCATTGGATGAAATGACTTGAAGAAAGATGAATGGCTTAAAAAACAATACATCATAAGATATTATTAAGGTACCAGCGTGTTTTATTATGCCGTCAAAAAGAGTGGTTATGTATAAGACACCTTATCTAAGTGTCTTAATAAGATAGAATCTGCAGGAGATCACATCTCACTTGCCCCCTTGAATACAAACATGTCTTAAAAATGGGAgagattttcattaataattaattaattaattaattaatctaacacGTAACTTAGATTGCCACAAATCTTAGACACCTTGTCCAATCCCTACGTTGATTCCTTGTTAACAACTTCTAATTAACATGAATCACTCAGAATTAGGTACTAATCTTCATCATAGACGTGGCTAATTAATAATCTTCCATTTTCTTTCTATTATGATGTGCTGGTTTGATTAGGAACTTAACCCGATTTCATAAGAAAACCCCACTAACTAAATGAGGGTccctatattattatatgactaaattgtattaatgatttaatttatgattaataatTGAATTCTACCTAGTTAATCAGTTTTAGGTGAGAAATAGAATATGTTTGCTTAATagcaatgatttaaaaattagatcAGATTGATTGGTTCAATCGAGAATTAGTACCAAATTCAGTCCAGTTAATATAAACAACTAGTTTTGCTATTACTCGATTAAATTCGGTTAAAAATTaggtttgatttttgaatttttttaaattttaattatttttgaataatctaactatttttttattattttttgattgaaTTGGCTAAATCATAAACTAATGAAATAACTTGTTCGATCACcgatctaattttaaaaacattgcttAATAGgctttattttctaattatgtTAGTTTAAGGTTCAAAGTAACccattttgatgataaaatttGCTCCCCTTGTCTCTTGGAGGTCTAAGGGAGTTTATTTTACGAGAAATTGTACTAATCAACATTATTAGAAGGTAAGAACTACAAAAACTTTTTCTGTCACTGAATGAtacctttttattattaattacttgtttgtcaaaaataccctcatcTCTCATCTCCATTTTTTTGCATACGAATGAAAGAGAAAGATAGATGAAAGAGTCAAAATGTCACAGTGAATCCTATGTTTCAGAGCGAAAATAGTTGGTAAACTTATatgttttggccaaaaatacCCTTGTCATCTACGATTGTTCAAAACTCATCTTCAATCTATGAAAGATGTAAGTTTTGGTATTTGAAAGTTTTGATTGATATTGGTTGTTTAGATTAGCTTTTTGATGGGGATGTTGAAATTAGTAGACTTTTGATGATTTTTGCAAAGCATGGGCCTGCATATAACACcaaaaaatgtcaaaatgaGCCAAAACTATGAGGTTTCATAcactttttatatttacaaagtgatattaattatattataattttatgaaaaatgattttatattgttagaaTAAGTTGTCGACCAGGTAACATCACAAATATCTCGGtttcaactaatattttttgGATAAAACAAACTCAGATAGATTCgatttataagtttttcaatGACGAtcttaatgttttatatattttttaaggatTCTTTGGTCTATAAAGTATCTAAATTGATTTAGTTGTTTAGAAAGGATTGGTAAAATTGGAAATGAAGTTCAAGTTTTCTTATTCTGCGGAACATTCAGAGTAAATGAATTCTATATTGTCTTGATGCACAAGCATTTGTACTTTTAGTTAgtctaatatttcatatttttgtgtgaTAAAGAATAGAAAACTATAAACTTTAGAGAAATCcacatttgattaaaataaaacttttccaCACTATAGTTTTTACTCTATGGTGATTCCGGTTTGTGTTGAGAAGTGATATGAATTGATGAACGTCATGCAAAATACCCATCCTCACATAATCATTAAATTccataaaatcaacaaaaaaataaaaatttcctcACATAAACATTCTTTAACAAAGTCAATACCATACCCCTCCCAACCACCTTGCCCATCTCCACCCTTAACAGGAATAAAGCAATTAAATGTCCAAGCCACGGTATCAGCTAACTTACAATTGTTTTGCTTCTCTTATATCAACCATTTAGATTTTGCTTTTCAATGGGTTTGTTGTAGAGTTATGGTTGTGTGCAGTGATAGGTTGAGGGACGACGAGGAATTAAGTAGCCATGGCAGAGGAGTAGATTTAAACAATGAGGGAAGATGAATTTCACCTTACAACTTAACTACAACAATATCTCTAGCGATCTTTCACACATCTTTAAGTGTTTGGATGCGAAGCATGGTGAGAGATTAAGAAGTACAGTGAcagaaaattatgaaatattaaatggAGGTGAAATGGAGAGATGAGAGAAGATGAAAAGGTTGGTATGATTAGATTTAAGGctagtattgataataaaaagttaaaagtgAAAGTGTATTttagtaaaaggaaaaaataaaatacatcaattCTCAAGTTTTAGCTCGAAGcaacatcattttatataatttctctttttttattctttcttcaCCTTTATTGGTTAGGGAAAACCAGCAAGCTTCCAATCTAAGCCTCATAAGCATAAGGGTATCTATCCATTGTTCACTTTATTATTTGAAGTCAACTTCCCAAAAACTATGAGAAATCCAATAATATAATGAGGAAAAATTGGGGTTGTTAGTTGTTATAGAACTGGTAGCTAGCTGAATCAATGTGAACGTCTACCTTGCATGCTGAAAAATAATTGCCAATAATAAGGAATGACAACAAATGGAGGGTAGAGGTTGCTCCAAAATAATGCAGAAGAAGACAGCACCAATTATAGTTTTATCAAGCTAGGGTCCAAGAATAAGGGCAAACTGTTCTCTCTAACACCAAAATTAATTTAGTGATTCCCCTCTGGTAAATTTAGTCAACCCGATTCCCAATAGAAGATGACACATAGCATGTGTCTTccacaaaacaaaaataggCGTATGATATGTTGTTCTCTCTTGTTCACTTATATATTTCTACTCTCCCATTTAAAATCTGACCTAGTTAGGGCCCATAATTCTCATGCAATGCCAAGCATAGACTTCATTAGCACGTTTAATTTATAGAAGTGATGGTAATATTCACTATATCCTCCATTCCCCCTCTCATCTTTTCCTCCAAAATTTGAAGggcaatttataatttaaagaattcaaacattaaaatgTTTGTTTACAATGGTCTCTCTCAAATGAAACAAGTTGACACTGTAGCCCATGCAAGCAACGGCTAGTTTCATCACTGGTGATGATCTCCAACAAGAAATGGGCCCTGTTCATCAAAGAAATACTCCCCTTTCACCCGCAATTTCCAAAAACTTAGCTGTAGATGAGTTGCAGAGATGTTTATGGAAGAAACTGACCATTCTCTACCCTTATATTACTTGTCTCTGGGTCCAATGGTCCCGAAAAACAACAATAGCAAACATAACATTACAATAATTTCGCTCAACTTCTTTGGCTGTATCAGAGAAGAACACTCACCATGAATAACTTAACTCTTGATTGGAGTTGAAGCTGGTTAACTTGGATTGGATTAAGACGTTTTGCAGGTGGGTTGAACTGAGAGTTACCTATTTTGCCTTTTCTGGCCTTAatttttgaagaagaaaagagggTTGTTTGGTTATGTAAATGGGTGAAAGATTCAGTACAATCTTGCTGCCAGGAGGCTTTGCAAAAATTACAGTAGAACTTCTCATGGCCTCGAGTGGTTTAACTGGTCAAAGCATGGAATTCCCAATTATAATCCTAAAAGGTCTTGGGTTTAAGATTCAATGCAATCTGTTCAAAATAAGAGTCTTGAAAACTTTTGAATTATCAAGTATAATAATTACGGACTGCTGAAATAAGGTTCTtcattcgaaaaaaaaaaaaaaaaaagaacagttCTCTGTCTTGTCAAACCCAACGCAGTAATGCAGTCTGTGGTCctcatttctatatattttcCTAAAACTCAATGACATTTCAGTATTAGTTTAGTCATGatgaagaacaaaaattaaagtatttttaaacataaatgaatgaattattaaaatattttaattgtgataattgagttatatttttaaacataaatacatttatttaacATGAGGCTAAAACTTAGTTGAAAAGACTCGATcctttaataataatagtacAATAATATTTGGTTCCGAAACAAAGTTGGATGATCTGTACATGTGGGACCTAAAGTCGTTGATGACACGTGGAGGCCAGGTGGATATGATGACATGGCAATGAAGTGGATGTGGGTGTGGGTATGGGTATTCGGGTGGGGTAGAGGCTAAGGGAAGAAAGTTAGGGCGAGCCTTTAAGACAAACTCATATGGCTATCTATCCATATTCATGTGCATTCATTTATCAATCTGGGTGAACTCAAAAAGCAAACCAAAAGCATGATTCTTGTGGCTTACGAGACAAGACTTGCTTTCTTTCCCCCTATAAATATGCTTCAATTAATTTTACCAATTCCTCCTTTTTATTCTTCGTTATTTACAACCATGTCCTCTATCTTaatttgctctttttttttataaataatcacGTACAAAAAGTCAATTAATCTCCAAGATGTACACTGGTAAATTTTTAATGACCATTGCTCATTGAATTCAATAAGTTGTGTTAATTGtgttaatcaaatattattaacctttaacattgtttatatatttattaatcaataacatTTTACATATGATAACTGTGTTCACGAAGGGCAAATAGGTAAATTCAACGTCATCAGAAATAAATAACCAGAGAGATATCCTACACTATCTTTACTTACTTTTGGGGCAATTTGGTGGCGTGTTATCTCTTCTCCGCTGGTTGAACCCGAGGACCCGTGATATTTGTATCCGGTCATAATCATGCAGTCACTGGCTATACCAGGTAACGAATAATTATAccgaattttatttatttccattATTAAAAAACTTGGGAAATACTTTATAGACTGTTATAGGCCACGTAGGCTCGCAAGGTGAGAGAATAAAAATGTTGTGGTGCCAGCTATGAAGTTGAAGGATCAAAGCTTCTCTGAGGTCAAAGCTGGCAAATTATTTTTATGGGGCTTTGTTCTCTGTCCACAGCCTTTCCCTATTTATTTACACTTGAGAAAACTACACGCATTTTAAATCGGCCCCTCTCTTCTCTTCTCCGTCTCTCTCCCCACTTTGCTTCCTTTTTTTCTATCTctacaaaaacagaaaaatgtaTGTGTTTTGAGAGAGATTAAGAAAGAGAGAGGGGTTTGGTTTTCATGGTTGATTCTTCTGCAATAGTAACAACATTAACAGCTACAACCATGGCTACTTCTCCTTTAAATTATGGTGAAAAGAAACACTGGTGGCTGAGCAACAGAAAGGTATGGGACGTTTAAGCCTTAAtcttggttttttatttttatgcattCTTCTTGAGTGAAAAAAATGCAATGTTTTATTGATTCGTATATACAGATGGTGGATAAGTACATTAAAGATGCTAGAAGCCTTCTTGCGAGTAAAGAGCTGAGTGGGATCGCTTCTGCACTCAGTCTTCTTGATGCCGCTCTTGCTCTCTCTCCTCGCTTTGAACTCGCTCTTGAACTCAAAGCTAGATCTTTGCTCTATCTAAGACGATTTAAGGATGTCGCTGATATGCTTCAAGACCATATTCCTAGCCTCAAAATGGGTAACGATGACTCTGGTTCTGTTTCTTCTGATAACTCCTCTCAACAACTTTCAAGAGAAAGAGTCAAGCTTTTGCCATCTAGTGGCTCGTCCGATGACTCACTGGGTCGTGATCCATCTTTCAAGTGTTTCTCCGTCTCGGACTTGAAGAAGAAAGTCATGGCAGGGCTATGTAAAAATTGCGAGAAAGAAGGGCAATGGCggtaatttcaattttttgtttccctgttgtattgaattttcacaatttttcaTGTGTTTCCAGGCTTCTACTTTAATGACGCCATTTATTAGACAGTCAGTCATTATTGACTGCAACTTttgaattttgacattttaattaAGTACAAAAATAAATGCATTTTTGCCAACTAAATTAGTCattgaaaagttgaaaaacatGCGAAGAATTTCATCAACATCTTTTGACAATCAACTAGCTTTGCCAGCTAAGTGGAGGAGAGTAGTACATTTGTCAAATATCTATTTGATAGGGGTATTTGCGTAATTAGAATACAGAATCCTGAGTTCACCTTATCTGACTCAGTCGACGAACTTTGTTGTTGCAGGTACTTGGTTTTAGGTCAAGCGTGTTGCCATCTAGGACTAATGGAGGACGCCATGGTTCTTCTCCAGACTGGAAAACGCTTGGCTACGGCAGCATTTCGCCGTGAGAGCATATCTTTATCCGATGATAGCTTCTCTTACTCTAGGTTTCCGATGTCCATATCCACCAACGGCCACCACACACCACCTGCAACTCCTCAACGAGTTGTAACCGAGTTAGAGAGCATATCACAGCTGCTCTCACACATAAAGCTCCTTCTACGCCGTCGTACGGCAGCCATCGCTGCACTCGATGCTGGTCTACACTCGGAGGCCATACGCCACTTCAGTAAAATCGTTGATGGACGTCGAGGGGCCCCACAAGGCTTCTTGGCTGAATGTTATATGCATAGAGCTTTTGCTTATAAAGCCTCAGGAAGAATAGCTGAATCTATCGCTGATTGTAACAAGACTTTGGCTCTTAAACCCAGTTGCATTCAAGCACTGGACACCAGAGCCTCGCTTCTTGAGACCATTCGTTGCCTTCCTGACTGTTTACATGATCTTGAACACTTGAAACTCTTGTATAATTCAATCTTGCGTGATAGGAATCTTCCGGGCCCTGCTTGGAAGAGACATAACGTGAGATATAGAGAGATTCCTGGGAAATTATGTGCATTGACCGCCAAGATTGAAGTATTGAAGCAGAGAGTTGCTTCTGGACAGACTGGAAATGTAGATTATTATGCTTTGATTGGCTTGAGACGTGGGTGTTCACGATCTGAGTTAGAAAGGGCACATTTATTGTTGTCCTTGAGACACAGGCCCGATAAAGCTAACAGTTTTATTGATCGGTGTGAATTTGCAGATGATCGTGATCTTGATTCTGTTAAAGACAGGGCAAAAATGTCTGCATTATTGCTGTACAGATTACTTCAAAAGGGTTATTCTAGTGTTTTGGCTAATATTATGGATGAAGAAGCAGCTGAGAAACGGAGAAAAAA from Mangifera indica cultivar Alphonso chromosome 8, CATAS_Mindica_2.1, whole genome shotgun sequence includes:
- the LOC123222809 gene encoding uncharacterized protein LOC123222809, which produces MVDSSAIVTTLTATTMATSPLNYGEKKHWWLSNRKMVDKYIKDARSLLASKELSGIASALSLLDAALALSPRFELALELKARSLLYLRRFKDVADMLQDHIPSLKMGNDDSGSVSSDNSSQQLSRERVKLLPSSGSSDDSLGRDPSFKCFSVSDLKKKVMAGLCKNCEKEGQWRYLVLGQACCHLGLMEDAMVLLQTGKRLATAAFRRESISLSDDSFSYSRFPMSISTNGHHTPPATPQRVVTELESISQLLSHIKLLLRRRTAAIAALDAGLHSEAIRHFSKIVDGRRGAPQGFLAECYMHRAFAYKASGRIAESIADCNKTLALKPSCIQALDTRASLLETIRCLPDCLHDLEHLKLLYNSILRDRNLPGPAWKRHNVRYREIPGKLCALTAKIEVLKQRVASGQTGNVDYYALIGLRRGCSRSELERAHLLLSLRHRPDKANSFIDRCEFADDRDLDSVKDRAKMSALLLYRLLQKGYSSVLANIMDEEAAEKRRKKATAALQVAIQLQQQETQNFKLEPELNQPSAKSMEISGSNRINSTENKGPTASNKNNVYQGIFCRDIAAVGNLLSQAAFNRQLPVKYEALSC